The proteins below are encoded in one region of Phenylobacterium zucineum HLK1:
- a CDS encoding RNA polymerase sigma factor, producing the protein MSALPAQEMAPARDEAWRKVLAGDKDGFRHLIEPYLPELMAAAARELRYRRTVGDLRPQDLSADELVGETLARGWRDRARKPQNLEVRPWLLGLLFKVLESIVRSERRARRLAGVSLEAPVEDETAAVEATDEEFWEWHQPDDITRWEDIIPAEDVQADDVSDDRTYQLTNEERQALVLSVEHRLSVVEISSVMNLSPDRAVRLIDAAQRQLGNA; encoded by the coding sequence ATGAGCGCGCTGCCAGCCCAGGAGATGGCGCCGGCGCGCGACGAAGCCTGGCGCAAGGTCCTCGCCGGTGACAAGGACGGCTTTCGGCATCTGATCGAGCCTTACCTGCCGGAGCTGATGGCCGCCGCCGCCCGCGAGCTGCGCTACCGGCGCACGGTCGGCGACCTGCGCCCGCAGGACCTCTCCGCCGACGAGCTGGTGGGCGAGACCTTGGCGCGGGGCTGGCGGGATCGGGCCCGCAAGCCCCAGAACCTGGAGGTCCGGCCCTGGCTGCTCGGCCTGTTGTTCAAGGTGCTGGAATCGATCGTCCGCAGCGAGCGGCGCGCCCGCCGGCTCGCCGGCGTCTCCCTCGAGGCGCCGGTGGAGGATGAAACGGCGGCGGTCGAGGCGACGGACGAGGAATTCTGGGAATGGCATCAGCCCGACGACATCACACGCTGGGAGGACATTATCCCGGCTGAGGACGTCCAGGCGGACGACGTCAGCGATGACAGGACCTACCAGCTCACCAACGAGGAGCGGCAGGCCCTCGTGCTCAGCGTCGAACACCGGCTGAGCGTCGTCGAGATCTCGTCGGTCATGAACCTGTCGCCCGACCGGGCGGTCCGCCTCATCGACGCCGCGCAGCGCCAACTCGGGAACGCCTGA
- a CDS encoding SDR family NAD(P)-dependent oxidoreductase, translating to MAKPGRLADKVAIVTGAAGGIGRAICLRLAKKGAAVLVTGPHLERAEAVAAELLRERGSRAAATICDVRDPALVAAAVRQAEETWGGLDLVVNNAGVMTFKPLEEISDEEWRAVLDIDLLGAVRVTREAFRAMRPGGAIVNVASVHAFETTPLVALYAAAKAALLSLTRSAAIEGKPKGLRANAVVPGAVDTAMLRDNPNLKSGAERLDPEDVGCPEDVASAVAFLCSDDAAFVTGAALAVDGGRLARL from the coding sequence ATGGCCAAGCCTGGCAGGCTGGCCGATAAGGTGGCCATCGTCACCGGCGCGGCGGGCGGCATCGGTCGGGCGATATGCCTGAGACTGGCGAAGAAAGGGGCCGCTGTCCTCGTCACCGGCCCGCACCTCGAGCGCGCCGAGGCCGTGGCGGCCGAGCTCCTTCGCGAGCGGGGGAGCCGCGCGGCCGCCACGATCTGCGACGTCCGCGACCCGGCCTTGGTCGCCGCGGCCGTACGCCAGGCGGAGGAGACCTGGGGCGGGCTCGATCTGGTCGTGAACAACGCGGGGGTGATGACCTTCAAGCCCCTCGAGGAGATCAGCGACGAGGAGTGGCGCGCCGTCCTGGACATCGACCTGCTCGGCGCGGTGCGCGTCACCCGCGAGGCTTTCCGCGCGATGCGGCCGGGCGGCGCGATCGTCAACGTCGCCAGCGTGCACGCCTTCGAGACCACGCCGCTGGTGGCGCTTTACGCCGCCGCCAAGGCGGCGCTACTGTCGCTGACCCGATCGGCGGCGATCGAAGGCAAGCCGAAGGGCTTGCGCGCCAACGCCGTCGTGCCGGGAGCCGTCGACACGGCCATGCTGCGCGACAATCCCAATCTGAAGAGCGGGGCGGAGCGATTGGACCCCGAAGACGTGGGCTGCCCCGAGGACGTGGCGAGCGCCGTCGCCTTCCTGTGCTCGGATGACGCCGCCTTCGTCACGGGCGCAGCCCTGGCCGTGGACGGCGGCCGCCTCGCCCGACTCTGA